Part of the Candidatus Thiothrix putei genome, TTGCGCTGGGATGACCCGACTGTGGGTATCGAATGGCCGCTAATCAATGGCACACAGCCCACGATTTCCGCCAAAGACGAAGCAGGCAAAAGCTGGCAAGAGGCGGACAAATTCGCATGAAAATATTACTCACTGGCGCACACGGGCAACTTGGTTCAGAATTGCAAGCCACCTGCCCTGCCAATATCACCCTGATCCCGACTGATCGGGATACACTGGACATTACCGATCCGCAACAAGTCATCAATGCACTGGAACAACATCGCCCAGATGTCGTTATCAACGGTGCTGCTTATACCGCCGTCGACAAAGCGGAAACGGATAGCGCCAACGCTTACCTGATCAACCACGCCGCCGCACACGTCTTCGCCGCACAAGCAGCATTGTTTGATTATTACCTGCTGCAAATCTCAACCGATTTTGTGTTTGACGGGCTGCAATCCACCCCGTACCTGCCGAATGCCATCGCCAACCCACTCGGTGTTTACGGCGCAAGCAAACTCGCAGGCGAACAAGCCGTACAAGCTGCCTGCCCCAGTGCGGCTATTGTGCGCACCTCATGGCTGTATTCGGCTTACGGCAATAATTTCGTCAAAACCATGTTGCGCCTGATGCGCGAACGCGATTCCCTTGGCGTGGTAGCCGATCAAATCGGCACGCCGACATGGACAGGTACACTCGCGGCAACGCTGTGGTCATTCATCGCGCAAAAACCGCAGGGCATCTTCCACTGCGCCGATAACGGCGTGGCAAGCTGGTACGATTTCGCTGTTGCCATTCAGGAAGAAGCACTGGCGCTGGGATTGCTCAACAAAGCCATCCCCATCAAGCCGTTGCGCACCGACGAATACCCAACGCCCGCACGTCGCCCCACCTTCAGCGTGATGGATAGACGCGCAACTGAAGGCTTACTGGGCTACACTCTACCGCATTGGCGCAAGAGCTTGCGGCAGATGCTTACTCAATTGAA contains:
- the rfbD gene encoding dTDP-4-dehydrorhamnose reductase, coding for MKILLTGAHGQLGSELQATCPANITLIPTDRDTLDITDPQQVINALEQHRPDVVINGAAYTAVDKAETDSANAYLINHAAAHVFAAQAALFDYYLLQISTDFVFDGLQSTPYLPNAIANPLGVYGASKLAGEQAVQAACPSAAIVRTSWLYSAYGNNFVKTMLRLMRERDSLGVVADQIGTPTWTGTLAATLWSFIAQKPQGIFHCADNGVASWYDFAVAIQEEALALGLLNKAIPIKPLRTDEYPTPARRPTFSVMDRRATEGLLGYTLPHWRKSLRQMLTQLKQQNVTA